One genomic segment of Ignavibacteriota bacterium includes these proteins:
- the ispD gene encoding 2-C-methyl-D-erythritol 4-phosphate cytidylyltransferase, with translation MSNVAIIPSAGSGSRFNSPIPKQYVKVLGKEIIVYTLEIFQNCDNIDEIIIPADKNYFNLLFELKEKYNFTKVTKIIEGGKERQDSVYNGLISKKFNDDDLILVHDAARPLLSTKLLLTSLNEAQKFDSIVVAIKARDTLISGNEFVKNYKDRSKIYYAQTPQIFRYKIILDAFEIARKNNFTATDESMLVKNAGFDVKIVNGEFTNFKITENSDLDIVKKLIENIS, from the coding sequence ATGAGCAACGTAGCAATAATTCCTTCTGCCGGCTCTGGCTCAAGATTTAATTCCCCAATTCCGAAACAGTATGTTAAGGTTTTGGGGAAAGAGATTATTGTTTACACACTTGAAATTTTTCAAAACTGTGATAATATTGATGAAATAATTATTCCCGCTGATAAAAATTATTTTAATCTTTTATTTGAACTTAAAGAAAAATATAATTTTACAAAAGTCACAAAAATTATTGAAGGCGGAAAAGAAAGACAAGATTCAGTTTATAATGGATTAATTTCAAAAAAATTTAATGATGATGATTTAATTCTTGTACATGATGCTGCTCGCCCGCTTTTATCAACAAAACTTTTACTAACTTCTTTAAATGAAGCTCAGAAATTCGATAGTATTGTTGTTGCAATAAAAGCAAGAGATACATTGATCAGCGGAAATGAATTTGTAAAAAATTATAAAGATAGATCAAAAATTTATTATGCACAAACGCCGCAGATTTTTAGATACAAAATTATTCTCGATGCATTTGAAATTGCGAGGAAGAATAATTTTACAGCTACGGATGAATCAATGTTGGTTAAAAATGCTGGTTTTGATGTAAAAATTGTTAATGGTGAATTTACAAATTTTAAAATAACAGAAAATTCAGATCTTGATATTGTAAAAAAATTGATTGAAAATATTTCATAA
- the plsY gene encoding glycerol-3-phosphate 1-O-acyltransferase PlsY: MPNLLFIIVLSYLVGSIPISIILSKLVKGVDIRNFGSGNAGGTNVSRVLGKKYGILTIILDAFKGVIAVVFISRLYFGNFPFSNNTPFDDFTLIQIIAGISAVIGHIWTIFAGFKGGKGIATGLGVLVSIVTLDMIMALGVFALVVYFSKYISLASMSAAVSVPLIMIIRENIFGVDIPSYHNILPFVIALALLVIYTHRANLERLINGSENKISLFKKKNK; encoded by the coding sequence ATGCCAAATCTTCTATTTATAATTGTTTTATCATATTTAGTTGGATCAATACCGATAAGCATAATTTTATCCAAACTTGTTAAAGGTGTTGATATTCGCAATTTTGGAAGCGGAAATGCCGGCGGTACAAATGTTTCTCGCGTTCTTGGAAAAAAATATGGAATTCTTACAATTATATTAGATGCATTCAAAGGTGTAATTGCTGTTGTGTTTATATCAAGATTATATTTTGGCAATTTCCCTTTTTCAAATAACACTCCTTTTGATGACTTTACATTAATTCAAATTATTGCGGGAATTTCCGCTGTTATCGGTCATATCTGGACTATATTCGCCGGATTCAAAGGTGGCAAAGGCATTGCAACCGGATTAGGAGTTTTAGTTTCAATTGTAACTTTAGATATGATTATGGCATTGGGTGTTTTTGCGTTAGTTGTATATTTCTCAAAATATATTTCGTTAGCTTCAATGTCTGCTGCAGTTTCGGTTCCGTTAATCATGATTATTAGAGAAAATATTTTTGGTGTTGATATTCCAAGTTATCATAATATTCTGCCTTTTGTTATTGCATTGGCTTTGCTCGTAATTTACACACACAGAGCAAATTTAGAAAGATTAATAAATGGAAGTGAAAATAAAATTTCACTCTTCAAAAAAAAGAATAAATAA
- a CDS encoding NAD(P)H-dependent glycerol-3-phosphate dehydrogenase has product MRISVLGAGSWGTALAIILQSNGHDVTLWEYKRGYYKTLKRTRENKIYLPKIKIPKEILITNSLKDGCLNQHMIVLAIPSQFIRGVLKSIKNFDFGDTTFISVAKGIEQKTLYTVSQIIKDEIPSIEDKNIGVLSGPSHAEEVALKIPTAVVSASTDLETAQQIQAAFTTSYFRVYYSTDIIGVELGGALKNVIAIGAGMVDGAKFGDNTKAAIMTRGIAEISRIGIEMGARPETFSGLSGVGDLIVTCMSKHSRNRYVGEQIGAGKKLKAILNSMQMVAEGVATCQSSYELARKHNVATPIVDAVYSALFLDKDPKKATYELMARDMKSEH; this is encoded by the coding sequence ATGCGTATTTCAGTATTAGGTGCAGGAAGCTGGGGAACAGCTCTTGCAATTATTCTCCAATCCAATGGTCATGATGTTACTCTTTGGGAATATAAAAGAGGTTACTATAAAACATTAAAAAGGACCAGAGAAAACAAAATTTATCTTCCTAAAATTAAAATCCCTAAAGAAATATTAATTACAAATTCTCTTAAAGACGGCTGCTTAAATCAACATATGATTGTTCTTGCAATTCCCTCTCAATTTATAAGAGGTGTTTTAAAAAGTATTAAAAATTTTGATTTCGGCGATACAACATTTATAAGTGTTGCAAAAGGTATCGAACAAAAAACATTATATACAGTCTCGCAAATTATTAAAGATGAAATTCCCTCAATTGAAGATAAAAATATTGGTGTACTTTCCGGTCCAAGTCATGCGGAGGAAGTTGCGTTAAAAATTCCTACTGCTGTAGTATCTGCCTCAACTGATTTAGAAACTGCACAGCAAATTCAAGCCGCATTTACTACATCCTATTTTAGAGTTTATTATTCTACAGATATTATTGGCGTTGAACTTGGCGGCGCATTAAAAAATGTTATTGCAATTGGGGCTGGAATGGTTGACGGTGCAAAATTTGGTGATAATACCAAAGCCGCAATTATGACAAGAGGAATTGCAGAAATTTCCAGAATTGGAATTGAAATGGGTGCACGACCAGAAACTTTTTCCGGGCTTTCCGGAGTTGGGGATTTGATTGTAACTTGTATGAGCAAACACAGTAGAAACAGATATGTCGGTGAACAAATTGGCGCCGGTAAAAAATTGAAAGCAATTTTAAACTCAATGCAGATGGTTGCCGAAGGTGTTGCAACTTGTCAATCTTCTTACGAATTAGCAAGGAAACATAATGTCGCTACTCCAATTGTTGATGCAGTATACAGCGCACTATTTCTCGATAAAGATCCTAAAAAAGCGACATATGAATTAATGGCAAGAGATATGAAATCGGAACATTAA